The proteins below come from a single Rhizobium sp. BT04 genomic window:
- a CDS encoding GMC family oxidoreductase: MKLNSHDKNAPENPPIPQSEVGVVFDFIVCGAGSSGSVVAARLAEDGNASVLLLEAGGDDAAETVTNPAQWPLNLGSIRDWGFVGQPAPGLDGRRLPLSMGKGLGGGSSINVMVWARGHKGDWDHFAAEAGDDAWGYQSILSYYRRIEDWQGAPDPTRRGVGGPAYVAQPQAPQPIAEALLRAASTIGIPVYDSPNGEMMEGPGGASIAELRIRDGKRESVFGSYVRPLMSRPNLTVLTDALVTRLIFDGKRVTGVEVLVDDQRCQFTARCETVLSLGAINTPKVLMQSGIGPEDELQAHGIPVVQHLPGVGRNHQDHLAFGCTWAYRKPEAVGGSGCEAKLYWKSVSRLAQPDILQCQLEFAVPSPIETGLETPQHGWTMFNGLAQPKSRGRLRLSGPNAYDQILIEPNSLSEPEDMGAALAAVELCRELGNSEAFTSLVSRETAPCAHDRSGMIDFIRRSAVTYWHQSCTAKMGRDSMSVVDNELKVYGIDGLRIADSSIMPRITTGNTMAPCVVIGERAADLIRTTHSLPNLSGGPAFSGA, from the coding sequence GTGAAGCTGAATAGTCATGACAAGAATGCACCCGAAAATCCGCCCATTCCTCAGAGCGAGGTCGGTGTTGTTTTCGACTTCATCGTCTGCGGCGCCGGGTCCAGCGGCTCCGTTGTTGCCGCACGACTGGCAGAGGATGGAAACGCAAGTGTCCTGCTGCTCGAGGCAGGCGGGGACGATGCGGCCGAGACCGTTACAAACCCTGCGCAGTGGCCGCTCAATCTCGGCTCGATCCGGGACTGGGGTTTTGTCGGACAACCGGCACCTGGCCTGGACGGTCGACGTCTTCCTCTCAGCATGGGAAAAGGGCTCGGTGGCGGTTCGAGCATCAATGTCATGGTGTGGGCCAGAGGACACAAGGGAGATTGGGACCACTTTGCCGCTGAAGCCGGCGATGACGCGTGGGGCTATCAGTCTATCCTCAGCTACTATCGCCGGATCGAAGATTGGCAGGGCGCTCCGGACCCAACGCGTCGCGGCGTGGGAGGACCGGCCTACGTAGCGCAGCCGCAGGCCCCCCAACCGATCGCAGAGGCCTTGTTGCGTGCGGCATCCACTATCGGCATTCCGGTCTACGATAGCCCGAACGGTGAAATGATGGAGGGCCCGGGCGGCGCATCCATCGCTGAACTGCGGATCCGGGATGGCAAGCGGGAGTCTGTCTTTGGATCCTATGTCCGCCCGCTCATGTCGCGCCCAAACCTGACTGTGCTGACCGACGCACTGGTCACGCGCCTCATCTTCGATGGCAAGCGCGTGACGGGGGTGGAGGTTCTCGTCGATGATCAGCGATGTCAATTCACGGCGCGTTGCGAGACCGTACTGTCGCTAGGCGCGATCAACACTCCGAAAGTGTTGATGCAGTCGGGCATAGGTCCGGAAGATGAGCTGCAAGCCCACGGCATTCCCGTGGTTCAACACTTACCTGGCGTTGGGCGCAATCATCAGGATCATCTCGCATTCGGCTGCACCTGGGCATATCGAAAACCAGAAGCCGTCGGTGGTAGCGGCTGCGAAGCAAAACTCTACTGGAAAAGCGTCTCGCGTCTCGCGCAGCCGGACATTCTTCAGTGCCAGTTGGAGTTCGCTGTGCCGTCGCCGATCGAGACGGGTCTCGAAACCCCGCAACATGGCTGGACAATGTTTAATGGTCTCGCCCAGCCGAAAAGCCGCGGTCGGTTGCGGCTCTCCGGCCCGAATGCATACGACCAGATCCTGATTGAGCCAAATTCGCTCAGTGAGCCGGAAGACATGGGTGCCGCGTTGGCGGCGGTTGAGCTATGCCGCGAACTGGGAAACAGCGAAGCATTCACCTCGCTGGTATCCAGAGAGACTGCACCATGCGCACACGACCGATCGGGGATGATCGACTTTATCCGGCGTTCGGCCGTGACCTATTGGCATCAATCCTGCACAGCCAAAATGGGACGCGACAGCATGTCCGTGGTCGACAACGAACTCAAGGTCTACGGTATCGATGGCCTGCGCATCGCAGACTCCTCGATCATGCCGCGGATCACAACTGGAAATACGATGGCACCCTGCGTTGTCATTGGGGAGCGGGCGGCTGATCTCATTCGGACGACGCATAGCCTTCCGAACTTGAGCGGAGGACCGGCATTCTCTGGGGCCTGA
- a CDS encoding alpha/beta fold hydrolase codes for MTRKTTTTVAAIAAAASLSAAALPANAADTISQGQSVRNVVLVHGAFADGSGWKGVYDNLTKRGYRVTIVQNPLTSLEDDVAATKRALERQDGPVILVGHSWGGTVITEAGIDAKVAGLVYVSALSPDAGETTAQQYEGFAPASEFVIETTKDGFGYVSPEKFKAGFAHDVSDADVAFMRDAQVPINMSAFGTKLEHAAWHTKPSWAVIATEDKAFDQAMLIHMAERIKAKITKVSASHALFMTQPTVVADTIDQAAKTVSAKK; via the coding sequence ATGACACGCAAGACCACGACCACCGTAGCCGCAATCGCTGCTGCGGCCTCACTGTCCGCTGCCGCATTGCCGGCGAACGCCGCGGACACCATCTCTCAAGGCCAATCCGTGAGAAATGTTGTGCTCGTCCACGGCGCCTTTGCAGACGGTTCTGGCTGGAAGGGTGTTTATGACAACCTCACGAAGCGGGGCTATCGCGTTACCATTGTCCAGAACCCCCTGACGTCTCTCGAAGACGATGTCGCGGCCACCAAACGTGCGCTGGAACGGCAGGATGGTCCGGTCATTCTCGTTGGACATTCCTGGGGCGGCACGGTCATCACGGAAGCTGGCATTGATGCAAAGGTTGCAGGCCTCGTTTACGTCTCGGCTCTCTCTCCTGATGCAGGCGAGACGACGGCTCAACAATACGAAGGATTTGCTCCCGCATCGGAATTCGTCATCGAGACCACGAAGGATGGCTTTGGATATGTCAGTCCGGAAAAGTTCAAGGCTGGTTTCGCTCATGACGTCAGCGATGCGGATGTTGCGTTCATGAGGGATGCGCAAGTCCCGATCAACATGTCAGCGTTCGGCACGAAGCTCGAACATGCTGCCTGGCACACCAAGCCCAGCTGGGCTGTGATTGCTACCGAGGATAAGGCATTCGATCAGGCCATGCTGATCCACATGGCGGAACGCATCAAGGCGAAAATCACCAAGGTGTCAGCGAGCCACGCTCTGTTCATGACGCAGCCGACGGTGGTCGCGGATACCATTGATCAGGCCGCCAAGACTGTCTCAGCGAAGAAGTAA
- a CDS encoding MarR family winged helix-turn-helix transcriptional regulator codes for MTERHNDPPPLHDQLCYAIYTAGIAIQRAYKPLLDELSLTYPQYLVLNVLWSEDGQTVGAIANALALESSTLTPLLKRLETSGLLRRTRNLSNERQVLIALTDEGRALQHKAGCLSDTLLAASTQTPQELGALNRDVRHLRNAIYSQIGGWDAPT; via the coding sequence ATGACCGAACGCCATAACGACCCACCCCCCCTGCACGACCAACTGTGCTACGCGATTTATACTGCCGGAATTGCAATCCAGCGCGCCTACAAACCTCTTCTCGACGAGTTGAGCCTGACGTACCCGCAGTACCTCGTGCTCAACGTTTTGTGGAGCGAAGATGGGCAGACGGTGGGTGCCATTGCCAACGCCCTTGCCCTGGAATCCAGCACGCTGACGCCGCTTCTAAAGCGCCTTGAGACATCCGGCCTGCTGCGTAGGACGAGAAACCTGAGCAACGAGCGGCAGGTGCTGATTGCGTTGACCGACGAAGGCCGGGCGTTGCAGCATAAGGCTGGTTGTCTCAGCGACACCTTGCTTGCAGCTTCGACCCAGACGCCACAGGAATTGGGCGCTCTGAACCGCGACGTCCGTCATCTCCGCAACGCGATCTATTCCCAGATCGGCGGATGGGACGCACCGACCTGA